TGTTACCACAAGAACTTCTCATCAGTGGTCAtcagttctgtaagattttgattAAAGGTAGCTCTCCAATAGGAAGGGTTGGAGAGGACAGGTACAGTATAGCATCATTGTCTAATGAAAGAAACATGTCTCCGATATGGTAAATTTACATGTACttttgaatggaagtcaatgcaaagtaagtaaaattagtttttttacacTGTGTTCAGGGCAGCTACAGGGTACAAATGATCATGAATAGACAATGAAAAACAGTCATTGGTCAGCAGTAATGCTCTGTGCTGTATTTATTGAAAAACTGAGACATCACAGCATAACAGCAaagctgttttctctctttcacaaaGAGAGATGTCATTAATACATCAAACAAAACCTTTTTTGTTGAATGGGTGAACAGCAGTAATGTTTATGGCTGCATGTTTGacagcattttaaaaaatcatgCAACATACAAGCAATACCATCTACAGATCACACTATAAAGCCATTCTTTATTTCTGTCCACAGATATCCTTAATGATGCCATCTTCGACGAGGACCACGATGAGATGGTTATAGTGAAGGACATAGACATGTTCTCACTGTGTGAACATCATCTAGTTCCCTTCTTCGGCAAGGTAAActtacagatatacacacacatgatACAGATTCCATCTACCTGAATTATTCAGattattcagagagagagagagagagagagaaaaagagagacatagagagacatagagagacataaagagagagacagagatatatagaaagagaaagattgattGATATGTATAGGAAGAGataaatatagagagagatatatagagttagagagagacagagatatagaaagagaaatatattgaTTGATATGTATAGAGAGACTTAGAAACagatggagagaatgagagacataTAGAGTGACAGAGAGATATAGGaaggtagagagaaaaagatagagagagggacagagatatagacagatagagataTTGATTTTATGTATAGAGAGTGACAGGgaaagagacagatggagagaatgagagagacttagagagtgagatggagagaTATTGGAAGGTAGAGAGCGAGAGGGATATACAGAGagaaagttagagagagaaacagaaatgtatatatatagagagagagaaagagtgagagagagagagagagagagagaatgagggataaactgagagatacacagagagaagggatatagagagacagagagaaagaaagagggataaacagagagagagtaagggagagacagagatatagacagatagagtgtgtgtgagagagcgagagagagagaaatatagatagagagatagatagagaggcaGAGAGGTGAGCAGGTTCTTGCTAAGTGGGACAGAAGGGCAGCCAAAAACCACAGAGAGCAGATCTGATTAATCTATACTCTCTGGTGTTCTCTGACCCGCAGGTTCACATAGGATATCTGCCAAGCAAAAAAGTTGTCGGCCTTAGTAAACTCGCCAGGTGAGTATTcagtgcacacacatacacacagactgaatataaaacacactaaaaatagattaatattaattttaagaatatgcTACTGCTACAAACTACATGATATTTTCTATTTAGTATTATTATGACCGTTTCAAACGTTAAGTTGAACCAATATGATCTGTAAACCTTTTACCAAGACTCTGGTAATGCAGAATATTTGCTAGTGTATGCCGTGGCGTAACACGGGCTGTTTCCAGATGGGAGAGGTTGCAGTGCCAGGCTTTGAGTCTAAGCCTCAAGTCAATGGACTACAATAACAGAAGAACGCAGTGGCTCGTCACTAACATGTCCCCTTATTCTCTCCCACTCTGATATAATAACCAGCGCCTTTATCACCAGCAGGATCTGCCATGATCAactgtgtatatatgtatttatacatgCATAGATTTagtctctgaatcagtttgtctgattttgctatttataggtatatgtttgagtaaaatgaacattgttgttttattctataaactacaaacaacatttctgacaaattcctaataaaaaaatggcatttagagcatgtatttgcagaacatgagaaatgtctgaaataacaaaaaaaaaaaatgatgcagagcttataGACcttagataatgcaaagaaaacaagttcatattcataaaattttaaaagttcagaaatcaatatttggtggaataaccctggattttaatcacagttttcatcatgcatcttggcatcatgttctcctccaccagtcctacacactgcttttggataactttatgctgctttactcctggtgcaaaaaaattcaagcagttcagtttggtttgatggcttgtgatcatccatcttcgtcttgattattatattccagaggttttcaataccTTTCAACACCTTGCTTGGAGAACACTGATGAGTATCAGGCCAGCAGtgtcactgaggtgtttaaaaactcaagcagcactgctgtatttgattcaatatattgtgccAGTGTCCCTGCGTTATAGAACaaagtgaaaggaggataataataataaagtatacagagaaacagatacaggactacaggacTCTTTAATTATAGAACTAAAACTATACACAGTTTATCATGGCAGTTCCTGCTGGTGATAAAGGCGCTGGTTATTATATCAGAGTGGGAGAGAATAAGGGGACGCGTTAGTGACGAGCCACTGCGTTCTTCTGTTATTATAGTCCATTGACTTGAGGCTTAGACTCAAAGCCTGGCACCGCATCCTCTCCCATCTGGAAACAGCCAGGCCAGCTCGCTTCTGGCGCTGAGGAAATCCCTCTCAGCCTTTACCAAGCCGTGGGAAACCAGCTGAGCCGGTGCCATGCTCATACATTCAGCAAGAAGCTCTTCAGTGCTGACTCTGCTTTAGGGATGCACAGCCAGTATTTACATTAGTCTACACCAGCAGTCTGGTCTTCAGCTCTAGACCTTAAATCAGTTTACCAGTTTTCAGTTCTGGACTTTGTAATGCTTGGTAAGGTGccaattatttacattaactgTGCCCTTTACATCCACTGCgaacaacagaaaaaacacaggactggaaactggattCTAGGATAGGGCTTGTTGTATATTAGCAAGAACATGGTGATACAGTTTGTATACAGTACCAATACAAgtgttacgattcaatatatcaatatattgcgatactctAAGCAAGGCAGGGGCATCAGAAGCATTGTTACTGAGGGGGACATacaaaaagaatgttttttttatgaatttattggCATATTTACCTGTATTCAACAGACAGGTTGTTAAACACCTAATTTTACCTATATATTCAACTTAATtgaattactattttttatttttacttgtttaatTACAACAATTAAACAAGTCCTTATTCCTGTTTCTATACCCACTTCTATGCCTAAGAAAATgaaattaatatgtttattaaatgtttattaatctCCCAGGGCCCTGGGAGAaaacagttggccttgctctctctgggtgggtacagtagatggtactctttcccctcgtcactcctagggtgatgtcgatcagcacaaggctgcgtctgtgagctgatgtatcagaaccgagtcgctgtgctttcctccgagtgcgctgtgatgcatcagcagcagtttaaaaaggggttggtggctgacttcacatgtatcagaggaggcatgtgctagtcttcaccctcctggtgttgggggcataactagtgatagggagagccctaatgagtgggttggataattgaccttgtaaattggggagaaaggcCTCAGTTTTCAGGAAATGGCCAGGCTTCTTGCTACAAATTGACATTTTATCTGGTTTTAATGGTTCACCTTTTCCTGGCTATATGCCAGGGGTTCATAAAGTAGTATAGTGATGTTGTTTTCTTCTTTAAAAACTGGCCTGAACCCAAAAATCACCCCATTTGCCCCAGTGGCGATGTAATGATTCCTTAAATATTTGCGTGTATACCTTGAAAACGATGTAAATGATTGATGGCACACCTCCAGACCTATGTAAGGTTACAGCAGGGCATCAGGCAATGGGTACATGGTTCCAGACACCAAAAAGAACAGTGCATCGATCAGAGGATTAATGATTACTACAGCTTATTCGAATCTCTACACTGTAGAGAACTGAACCAAGCACGAAATAGAAGATCTGAAATCAGTTACCAGCAAAAAGCTCTGTGACATTGACCAGAAACGaaattttaatcaattttttgTATTGTCCAAGTGTTGATATATGCAATATACTGTGTTTAACACCATATTCCAATATTTCTCCTTTACAGGATTGTGGAAATCTACAGCCGCAGACTTCAAGGTAACCATCTTCACTGTcatttacacttacatttacatttatggaatTACAAGGTTTTTCCAACTACAGATTACAGAGTTGGACCAATAGTAGTGTTAGGAGTCCCATGGACTCTTATTAGTGtatcacagtatagtcacccagaccgggaattgaaccccagtctccaacatgatgtggtagctcacaggcaagtggtggtgttatccactgcgccacaccaaccccTGTCACTGAACTAAATGCCTAGGCATGTTTATTCAACATGTCTCATTAATAGATTACTAGATAATAagataatacagtatatattctcTATGGATGTGCAGTATGATGTGTGATGTCTTACTGTCACCAACCTTTGTCTTTGATGTTGCATCTTTTTTAGTTCAAGAGCGTCTGACCAAGCAGATCGCCATGGCCATCTCTGAGGCCCTGCAGCCAGCAGGAGTAGCAGTAGTCATTGAGGCAGCGTGAGTATTCTTTAAATAAGCCTTTACTTCAACCAtaactgcacacaaacacacaaatactatactatattatactatagcTTCAAAGCCAGAGCTTGGATTTCTTCAGAAAGCAGCTTGGACtgtttgccatattatactcagtagcCGGGGTGTCGGTATGGCACATGCAGCTCTCAGCCCAGATGTGAGCTGAGCATTTGGGCTAGAATTGCATCTAGATTACATCCGAAGTTTAGAAACTCAGAAATGGCCTGAGTAATttttgtggtaacactttacttggatggtccatttgatggcctctttgatgcttaactgacattcaactaactttcaactacatgtctattgaatgcaaatgaactaaaaggtgaaagtaaatgattctctattgaatataaccctacatccaactctaatccaaacgcttatcttaatattttaggattgagtttagggttagattttaagcttagggtaagggttaggtgtagggttagattttatggttgattaaggtttaaggttagggttaggtgtagggtttgattttatggttgattaagggttagggttaggtgtagggttaggtgtagggtttgattttatggttgattaagggttaaggttagggttaggtgtagggttaggttctattttgaatttttacattcaacataggattgagttaaatttaatggacattcaattcagtgttagttgaatgtcagttgagcatcaacaaggccataaaatggaccatccaagtaaagtgttaccatttttgCTTtaacttttactctttttttgaTTTGCTAAAAGAAGTTACTGAACCATCGCCCCAAGATTTTGGGTACTACGGAAAAAATGGTTACTCGAATCCAATTTTGATTCTTAAAAAAGGTgtatacatattaatatttttggaGAAACCATGAAAATGGTTCTGAAAGGGTACCTTAAAGAACCAAATGGGGTTCTACAAAGATAAACATTCTTAGCATTGATACCTTATCTTACCACTGATTGAGACAGCATGAGTATTCTTTAAAAAGAGTACTCTTTACTACAACCGTAAATGCATTCAGCAGATTTTAGCTTTAGAGCCTGcgcttaatttttttcagaatcCTCTGTAATAGACATGGGGAATTGTACCAAACCTGTTTTATTCTTAGCAACCGGAGAGCTGGCAAAAGTGGCATTGactgattgccatattatacttggtaaccagggtgttggcatggCATGTGCAGCTCGAGCATCTGGGATAGAATTGCACATAGATTACAACCGAAGCTTGGAAACTCtgaaactttgaaatattttttttttactcaagttCAAGTTTTTTTACTTTAGTTCAATTTTGATTTGCTAAAAGTGGTAAATAACCATCACCCCCACAAATTAAGGTACCATTTAAaaagattacattttaaaaatagaaaccATGGAAATGGTTCTGAAATGGTTTCTTAAAGAACCAAATGGGGTTTTAGAAAGGTAAACTTTTTTGGCATTGGTACCTTATCTTACCACTGATACCTTGGTTTGCCTTATTTTGCACCAACACCCTGGTTCAAAAAGCTGCCAGTGGATATGTTTAAATGCAGCCTAATAATTTGTTAACAATCGGAAAAATAGCTTAATGGGAACGGAGTAGTCCGATTGAGGCCATTCCGAATACAATTTTTATCCAACAAGATGGATGATCTTTAAAAATAATGGCCTTGTAAACACCGGTACCCGAAAAAATACCCAATCTGAATATTTAAGTACGTATCAAAGACATTTGAAGACATAGAGGACATAAGCTCTTCGTCTTGCCCCTTCTTTTAcaagaaaatgtggaaaaatgaGGTTGTTCTTAACCTTAACCCTCACCAGGTGCTACAGCAGAGGTTGTTGGATGCTTACTAAATAAAAGACTGCAAACCATAAACTGAAAGCATTTTGTGTGTTTCTTATTGCAGTCACATGTGCATGGTCATGCGTGGAGTCCAGAAGATGAACAGCCGCACCGTGACCAGCGCCATGCTGGGAGTGTTCCGGGAGGATCCCAAAACCCGGGAGGAGTTCCTGTCCCTGGTCAAGACCTCATAGTACCACCTCAACCGCGTCCATCCCATCCTGCACATCTCCTCCAACCTGAGCAGCACTTCTACAGAGCAACactgcactgttacactgtaaaCTCAGCTACACTGAGCCACCAGAACCACGCCACACACCACCCGCATCTCCAGTGGTCCTTCCCCAGAACCCAGAACCTCAGTCAGTGCTCGTGTTTAGGCGAGGATTTGCAGGTTCCTGAGGAATCAAACTTGCTATGGTGCTATTAGATTTGTATTATTGAGGCTGAGCTTTAGAGCTGGCCACCATCCAACAAGGCTGCTTTCAAacagcaggttttttttttttttttaccaaatctgATGCTTATCTATTAATGCGATCTGATATTTGTCTAAACAGTTTATGCTGTGCAACTGATGCTCATGTTCTAAAGATCTGaacgcttcacgtgaagtttcagtttcactctTTAGAGAGAATCACAGGATCTATCAGTCACAGATCCAGTGGCTCACATTTAGGCTCATCATAGAGAATGCACTTCAGCTTACTGTTTAAATTGCATGTTAttaggccacgcccactttttttgtttgcgtcctagttttttttactttttatttccttatttttataTGCTCTGATATGGGCAAAATTTAAATCATGATATACATCTCtagaaaaatttaagagaccactttagtttctgaatcagtttctctgactttgctatttataggtttatgtttgagtaaaatgaacattgttgttttattctataaactacagacaacacttctcccaaattccaaataaaaatattgtcatttagagcatttatattattttattaacaaaaaagatgcagagctttcagaccttaaattattgcaaagaaaacaagacaaacatattcataaagttttaagagttcagaaatcaatattaggtggaataactctggtttttaatcacagttttcatgcatcttggcatcatgttctcctccaccagtcttacacactgcttttggataactttatgctgctttactcctggtgcaaaaaatcaagcagttcagcttggtttgatggcttgtgatcatccatcttgctcttgattatattccagaggttttcaatttggttaaatcaaagaaactcataatttgaagtggtcacttatttttttttctacagctgtATTTCTCAATTTTTGATTATCATGCACTGACTATGCCAgattacattctttttttttaatcatataaatatttgtaattaagtgtatcaaaactgcttttaaaaTACTGCATGCACATCATGAAATTATTCAGGGCTAATTACACTCGATATCCAATGCAAAACAagcatctctaaaacagcaaatgtataggagaaagataaaaccttTCAATCACTTTCAATGGACGTGaatgcaaaaagagtttatttcaggtcattttggagtatttctatttaggtaattttggagtatttctattggtccattctaattaggtaagaaataagaaaataagaaaatgtattgatgctatacatatataaaatatcatcatattcCCCAGCTCTACTCACTGCTGACGCACATATTTTCCTTTTTCTCGCTGTATAAAAGTCGCACAAATTTCAGTCTGATTGTTCAGACTCAGACACAATGCTgcaaattatatacatatatcggattttgtaataaaaaagcatcagatttagtgtttagtgtttttacCGTTCTGTCACATAAAGTATGACGTGAAAAATGAGATTTAGGTGATTTTAACCTGCTTTGTGAACGTAGCCCTGGTTACATTTGTATTTTCAGTGTACTGTATTGCCTACAGCTGAACCTCAGGGGTCTTCAGTGATTGTTAATAATACCAGTACCACTCTAGCATAGCAAACCTGCCGGGAGAATAATATCTGAAAAGCTGAATATCACAGGCCATACACCTCAATTCATCACCTCAATCAGAAGTACTGAACTGCAGTACAGTATAGTAtggtacaatacagtacagtacagtacagtcgaATCAACCTAGAATATGATTTCAGgttgattattattactattacttttgTCTGCTATTTACGTTTATCATTTTACACATAGCTTTATGTATTTTATAATGTTGTCTAATATAAATGCTGCCGTTTATAAAATTATTTGAATTATAGCTGCCTTGAATGACAAACTGACAAATTAACTATTATGCTTTATTCATTTTTGTGTCTTTATATTAACTGATCATGCTTTCTAATTGCCTACATGCCTGGTTAATCGAGGGATGGTGCTCTTACCTCCTCTGTCTGGTCAAAAatcagggatgcactgaatatattTCGCAAATATAAGGCTACAAATGGCAAAtgtaagtaaaatattaaataaaaatattgaatcatTTACACCGGACCAGAGGTAAAATGTTAGattgatatttcagggtattttttgtgACACGATAACATTATTCCTGCTGATAtgactaaaatatattaaatataatatattaaagggGACTACATAATTCAAAATACTGTGGGTCTATATCTGCTATATAAcaaaagttctttacacaaaatcactcaaaTAAAGAGATTTATTTACCAATTTTAGTCCCTTTCAAAaggagccgtttaagggctcggacacttttatgcaaatgagctgttgctggccatgccatgtACTTACACTGAGCGTTAGTAAGTACTAAGCTTAAGTACAGTTAATTacaaaacaaatgcaaaatatactgcattttgtattttgtaataatatatattgcaatgttaAGCTGCAGAGACAGACGTAATTTAGTTGGGATCCAGACAAAATATTCATTTCTGTGCATCCCTTAAAGGCATTCATTATGTCATGAGTGTATGTCATCACCACCCTCACATGTCAGAATGATGCATCGGTGGaatctgtaaatgtaaatggatCATACATTCTTGAAGATATATAAAAGACATATTAAGGTCTAAAATAATTTGCATTATTTTGAGTTACACTGTTTAAACTGAAACCAGCATTTATCTGAATGAACAGCCTCGTGCCTTTAACTCACATGCATAGAGTCCATCTAACAGATCAGCAAACGAGATGACAATGACCAAATGAAGCGATGCATATTTTTAA
This genomic stretch from Astyanax mexicanus isolate ESR-SI-001 chromosome 15, AstMex3_surface, whole genome shotgun sequence harbors:
- the gch2 gene encoding GTP cyclohydrolase 2, giving the protein MEYQTKSSAEMNGMCNSKLVTEYLCHNGFSELSIESKKLPVQDQSESSRKKAEDESRLPALEAAYTTILRGLGENTERQGLLRTPLRAAKAMQFLTKGYHETIYDILNDAIFDEDHDEMVIVKDIDMFSLCEHHLVPFFGKVHIGYLPSKKVVGLSKLARIVEIYSRRLQVQERLTKQIAMAISEALQPAGVAVVIEAAHMCMVMRGVQKMNSRTVTSAMLGVFREDPKTREEFLSLVKTS